A stretch of Fundicoccus culcitae DNA encodes these proteins:
- a CDS encoding L7Ae/L30e/S12e/Gadd45 family ribosomal protein produces the protein MSNRQKQLNLLGLATRARNLISGDELVTKAIKQGKVHLVICANDASASTLERYDAMCQRYNVALDTSFSRMEISQAIGKSRSICAMNNQGMANKFHEYNTK, from the coding sequence ATGAGCAATAGACAAAAACAATTGAATTTATTAGGACTTGCTACAAGAGCTCGAAACTTAATTTCTGGTGATGAATTAGTAACGAAGGCAATCAAGCAAGGGAAAGTCCACTTAGTCATATGTGCAAATGATGCAAGTGCATCGACACTTGAGCGATATGATGCTATGTGTCAGCGATATAATGTAGCATTAGATACGTCATTTAGCCGAATGGAGATAAGTCAAGCGATTGGCAAATCACGATCGATTTGTGCAATGAATAATCAAGGGATGGCTAATAAATTTCATGAATATAATACAAAGTGA
- a CDS encoding YitT family protein: MKLNKSTFISVFLVLLGTFIMSISINSIVIPNNLGDGGVTGISVLLFYLFDINPSITNIVINGFLLAIGWRYLSKELVMYTILSIISLSIFMNYPVFDPFIPENSLIPPIIAGVLTGFGIGLVVLGRGTTAGTDIIAMLLNKYFGIRVATGLAMCDIVIVSFSLYVVGLESGIMTYITIFVTNQVLNFILEGFNPKKSLLVISNHYEEIAERVMKDVNRGITVINGYGYYSQSEKNILYVVVNRQQLMPIQRIIHEIDANAFVVISDVQQVLGEGFTFYLDDLPTEG; encoded by the coding sequence ATGAAACTCAATAAGAGTACCTTTATTTCGGTTTTTTTAGTCTTGTTGGGGACCTTTATTATGTCGATTTCGATTAATTCAATTGTCATTCCTAACAATCTGGGTGACGGTGGTGTAACGGGCATTTCAGTCTTGCTATTTTATTTATTTGATATTAATCCATCAATTACCAATATTGTTATAAATGGTTTTTTGTTAGCCATCGGCTGGCGGTATTTGTCTAAAGAATTAGTGATGTATACGATACTTTCGATAATTTCTTTATCCATCTTTATGAATTATCCCGTTTTCGACCCCTTTATCCCTGAAAATTCTTTAATACCACCCATTATTGCGGGTGTTTTAACCGGTTTTGGCATTGGGTTAGTGGTTTTAGGTCGGGGAACGACAGCAGGCACAGATATTATTGCTATGTTATTAAATAAATACTTCGGAATACGTGTTGCGACAGGACTGGCCATGTGTGACATTGTGATTGTGTCCTTTAGTTTATATGTGGTTGGTTTAGAAAGCGGTATTATGACCTATATAACGATCTTTGTAACTAATCAAGTATTAAACTTTATTTTAGAAGGGTTTAATCCAAAAAAATCATTGTTGGTCATTTCTAATCACTATGAAGAAATAGCTGAACGTGTAATGAAAGATGTGAATCGAGGTATCACGGTCATCAATGGCTATGGTTATTATTCACAATCTGAAAAAAACATTTTATATGTCGTTGTTAACCGCCAACAATTAATGCCGATTCAACGGATTATTCATGAAATTGATGCAAATGCCTTTGTTGTTATATCGGATGTTCAGCAAGTTTTAGGTGAGGGTTTTACCTTTTATTTGGATGATTTACCTACGGAAGGTTAG
- the ribF gene encoding riboflavin biosynthesis protein RibF, with translation MQKIYLHHPYDKTQIINEPIVMALGFFDGVHLGHQRVIKTAIDEARLRGIKVAVMTFSQHPKIVYQKLDPKEMTYLSTNERKEELFEQLGIDIMYMIDYTYDFGMQSPQTFVDDYIVAFNVEVIVAGFDYTYGKREVANMQTLPEHAKGRFEIIEIPELILHQKKVGSSNIKDLIETGEIETANEELGYIYQTSGVVIHGDKRGRLLGYPTANILTDDLELIPAVGVYVVEIEVGDHWYQGMASIGYNITFEANRKMSCEVYILDFNQTIYGEKVKIKWHHYLRPELKFASTDDLIHQLDEDLIDTRAYFATLGG, from the coding sequence ATGCAGAAAATATACTTACATCATCCTTATGATAAAACACAGATAATTAATGAACCCATTGTGATGGCACTAGGTTTTTTTGATGGAGTCCATTTAGGTCATCAACGTGTCATTAAAACAGCCATTGATGAAGCCCGCTTACGTGGCATTAAAGTGGCTGTAATGACATTTAGTCAACATCCTAAAATTGTATATCAAAAATTGGATCCTAAGGAAATGACTTATTTATCGACCAATGAACGCAAAGAAGAACTATTTGAGCAATTAGGTATCGACATCATGTATATGATTGATTATACCTATGATTTTGGGATGCAATCACCCCAAACCTTTGTGGATGATTATATAGTTGCTTTTAATGTAGAAGTAATTGTGGCTGGCTTTGATTATACCTATGGTAAACGTGAAGTTGCTAATATGCAGACCTTACCCGAACATGCAAAAGGGCGCTTTGAAATTATTGAGATACCCGAATTGATTTTACATCAAAAGAAAGTGGGATCATCTAATATTAAAGATTTAATCGAAACGGGAGAAATTGAAACAGCGAATGAAGAGTTAGGCTATATTTATCAGACTAGTGGGGTCGTTATTCATGGAGATAAACGTGGTCGCTTGTTGGGTTATCCAACAGCGAATATTTTGACCGATGATTTAGAACTTATCCCCGCTGTAGGTGTTTATGTAGTTGAAATTGAAGTGGGGGATCATTGGTATCAAGGTATGGCTTCAATTGGGTATAATATTACCTTTGAAGCCAATCGAAAAATGTCTTGCGAAGTATATATTTTAGATTTTAATCAAACCATTTATGGTGAAAAGGTAAAAATTAAATGGCATCATTATTTAAGGCCGGAGTTAAAATTTGCAAGCACCGATGATTTGATTCACCAATTGGATGAGGATTTAATCGATACACGAGCTTATTTTGCTACACTGGGAGGTTAG
- a CDS encoding polysaccharide deacetylase family protein: MRKIGNNLGKNRWVVIALEIVLLVILVVFIFNQFNSTIGSLRRAQASVQKLYVDNDFTELNLDVTQAEIDQATEQINNVTGSNQDVLLSQIEVAQNQYYALNQLSQYYEVSHPKELIQSAEPLKLKAEVAPQQVAESKQTFMANLTDSDSELDQHFLQLYDQAYTQGTELQALEASFTDLPTDLRTKEELLNAVEGVQFIEEELDRLDDTINLDAVQSEFDVYCQDLSQDIVEWDHSIENLTEEELAYIGKSPTLSQSFIGTPLNYLSKRVALTFDDGPNEAYTLQVLDILDHYDVVGTFFVMGAYVDEYPQVANEIVKRGHVIGNHTYNHFDLGTLSDAQVMEQINWTQDSIKEATGATPELLRFPFGKGGPHILSLTEDLDSILWTIDTLDWKTHDAELIHQETLANLQPQSIILMHDTHQATPDALKTLIPILLDMGYTFVTPNETGVNIPYYSDNSHL; encoded by the coding sequence GTGAGGAAAATAGGTAATAACTTAGGTAAAAATAGATGGGTCGTAATTGCATTAGAAATTGTGCTATTAGTCATTTTGGTTGTATTTATTTTTAATCAATTCAATTCAACCATCGGTAGTTTACGCCGAGCGCAGGCCTCGGTTCAAAAGCTATATGTCGATAATGATTTCACTGAACTTAACCTAGATGTTACCCAAGCAGAGATTGATCAGGCAACGGAGCAAATAAATAATGTTACAGGATCCAATCAAGATGTTTTACTCTCACAAATAGAAGTCGCTCAAAATCAATATTATGCTTTAAATCAGTTGTCACAATATTATGAAGTTTCGCATCCCAAGGAGTTAATTCAATCTGCTGAACCTTTAAAATTAAAGGCAGAGGTTGCGCCCCAACAAGTAGCAGAATCGAAACAAACTTTTATGGCAAATTTAACGGATTCCGATTCAGAGTTGGACCAACATTTCCTTCAATTGTATGATCAGGCTTATACACAAGGGACTGAATTACAAGCTTTAGAGGCTTCGTTCACTGATTTACCCACGGATCTACGGACTAAAGAGGAACTTTTAAATGCTGTCGAGGGTGTTCAATTTATAGAAGAAGAACTGGATCGTTTAGATGACACGATTAATTTGGATGCAGTTCAATCAGAATTCGACGTATATTGTCAGGATTTGAGTCAAGACATTGTTGAATGGGACCATTCAATCGAAAATTTAACCGAAGAAGAATTAGCCTATATTGGTAAAAGTCCCACTTTATCACAGTCATTTATTGGCACACCTTTAAATTATTTATCAAAAAGAGTGGCTTTAACTTTTGATGATGGCCCCAATGAAGCTTATACCTTGCAAGTTTTAGATATTTTAGATCATTATGATGTCGTAGGGACTTTTTTTGTCATGGGTGCCTATGTTGATGAATATCCGCAGGTAGCCAATGAAATCGTTAAAAGAGGTCATGTCATTGGTAACCACACTTACAATCATTTTGATTTAGGAACATTATCGGATGCACAAGTTATGGAACAAATTAACTGGACACAAGATTCGATTAAAGAAGCCACAGGCGCCACGCCAGAATTATTACGTTTTCCGTTTGGTAAGGGAGGTCCACATATTTTGAGTCTAACCGAGGACTTGGATTCTATTTTGTGGACGATAGATACATTGGATTGGAAAACACATGATGCTGAGTTAATTCACCAAGAGACATTGGCTAATTTGCAACCTCAGTCCATTATTTTAATGCACGATACTCATCAAGCCACCCCTGATGCTCTAAAAACGCTCATTCCTATTTTGTTAGATATGGGATACACCTTTGTGACACCGAATGAAACAGGAGTGAACATTCCTTATTACTCTGACAACAGCCATTTATAA
- the rbfA gene encoding 30S ribosome-binding factor RbfA: MANYRHGRVRQEILREVNNILTREVKDPRVQGITITDVEVTGDLQQATIFYSSMDDKAGARQKIEAGLKAVTGKVRSELGKRLTLYKTPEITFERDRSVDYGSHIDALLSQINQSSVDETDLE, translated from the coding sequence ATGGCAAACTATCGTCATGGTCGTGTTAGACAAGAAATTCTGCGTGAAGTGAATAATATTTTGACGCGTGAAGTAAAAGATCCTCGTGTACAAGGCATCACGATTACAGATGTTGAAGTAACAGGTGATTTACAACAAGCCACGATTTTCTATAGTTCCATGGATGATAAAGCAGGAGCACGTCAAAAAATTGAAGCAGGACTTAAAGCTGTAACAGGTAAAGTCAGAAGTGAGTTGGGTAAACGTCTTACCTTGTACAAGACACCTGAAATTACTTTTGAACGTGATCGTTCAGTGGATTATGGGTCACATATTGATGCTTTATTAAGCCAGATTAATCAATCATCTGTGGATGAAACTGACTTAGAATAA
- the infB gene encoding translation initiation factor IF-2, protein MTAIRVYEFAKNHNMSSKAVLNLAKKNDIDFNSHMSSMTEEQQNKLNQLINNRKPVVEANDSTTNTQATKKDSAKSANPNKEVQHKQRSHSNKKQTEDDIETKTSSNNSKHTDKASKKRSMNNQSEEQEQGNRSNRRRGRGNRNNRNNKNQPVSKGITARKHKDLPEKLVYTEGMNIQEISKIFHRDASEIIKKLLLSGVMANQNQALSKEVIELIALEYGVEPEEKVVVDKADLEIYFEDNEDEELLTSRPPVVTIMGHVDHGKTTLLDQLRHTRVTEGEAGGITQHIGAYQVEIEGKPITFLDTPGHEAFTTMRARGADITDITIIVVAANDGVMPQTIEAINHAKAANVPIIVAINKVDLPEANPDRVMQELSEYGLIPEAWGGDTIFVQISAKYNQNIDELLEMILLVAEVEELTANSNRLAVGTVIEARLDKAQGATATLLVQQGTLRIGDPIVVGNSYGKVRTMLNDNGRRIRSAGPATPVEITGLNDAPQAGDLFVVFEDEKSARMAGEERAQRAQLEQRDTKKKVTLDNLFESLSEGELKSVNVIIKGDVQGSVEALSASLQKIEVSGVRVNIIHQAVGAINESDITLAAASGAIVIGFNVRPTPQARAQATEEEIDIRQHRIIYNAIDEIETAMKGMLDPEFVEEIQGQVVVRETYNVSKVGTIAGAYVLEGHITRNSKVRVIRDNIVRYEGEIASLKRFKDDAREVTKGFECGIMIEKYNDIHVDDIIEAYHMVEVKR, encoded by the coding sequence ATGACAGCTATTCGTGTATATGAATTTGCCAAGAACCATAATATGAGCAGCAAAGCTGTTCTAAATTTAGCTAAGAAAAATGATATTGACTTTAATAGTCATATGTCGTCAATGACTGAAGAACAACAAAATAAATTGAATCAATTGATCAATAACCGTAAACCCGTTGTGGAAGCAAATGATTCAACTACAAATACGCAAGCAACTAAAAAGGATAGTGCAAAATCAGCTAATCCAAATAAAGAAGTACAACATAAGCAGCGTAGTCATTCGAACAAAAAACAAACAGAGGATGATATTGAAACGAAAACTTCAAGTAATAACTCAAAACATACTGACAAAGCCTCGAAGAAGCGTTCGATGAATAATCAATCTGAGGAGCAAGAACAAGGTAATCGTTCCAATCGTCGTCGTGGAAGAGGTAACCGTAATAACCGTAACAATAAGAATCAACCTGTTTCCAAAGGAATTACGGCTAGAAAACACAAAGATTTACCTGAAAAACTTGTCTATACTGAAGGAATGAATATTCAAGAAATTTCTAAAATTTTCCACCGTGATGCCTCTGAAATTATTAAAAAATTATTGCTGTCAGGTGTGATGGCAAACCAAAACCAAGCTTTATCTAAGGAAGTTATCGAGCTAATTGCTCTAGAGTACGGTGTAGAACCTGAAGAAAAAGTCGTTGTGGATAAAGCCGACTTAGAAATCTATTTTGAAGATAATGAAGATGAAGAATTATTAACATCACGTCCACCGGTTGTGACTATTATGGGGCATGTTGACCACGGTAAAACGACTTTATTAGATCAATTACGCCACACACGCGTGACTGAAGGCGAAGCCGGTGGTATTACTCAACATATCGGAGCCTATCAAGTTGAAATTGAAGGTAAGCCAATTACTTTCTTAGATACCCCTGGTCACGAGGCGTTTACGACCATGCGTGCGCGTGGAGCGGACATTACGGATATTACAATTATTGTGGTGGCAGCTAATGATGGCGTGATGCCACAAACAATTGAAGCGATTAATCACGCTAAGGCAGCTAACGTTCCTATTATTGTGGCCATTAACAAAGTTGATTTACCTGAAGCCAATCCTGATCGGGTGATGCAAGAATTATCTGAATATGGTTTAATTCCTGAAGCTTGGGGTGGCGATACAATTTTTGTTCAAATTTCAGCTAAATATAATCAAAATATTGATGAACTTTTAGAAATGATTTTATTAGTTGCTGAAGTTGAAGAATTAACCGCTAATTCAAATCGTTTAGCTGTCGGTACTGTGATTGAAGCTCGTCTTGATAAAGCTCAAGGTGCAACGGCAACTTTACTGGTTCAACAAGGGACCTTACGTATTGGGGATCCAATTGTTGTGGGTAATAGCTATGGTAAAGTTAGAACGATGTTAAACGATAATGGTCGTCGCATCCGTTCGGCTGGACCAGCAACACCGGTTGAAATTACAGGCTTAAATGATGCTCCACAAGCAGGTGATTTGTTTGTTGTATTTGAAGATGAAAAATCAGCTCGTATGGCGGGTGAAGAACGTGCTCAACGTGCCCAATTAGAACAACGTGACACTAAGAAAAAAGTGACTTTAGATAACTTATTTGAAAGCTTAAGCGAAGGAGAACTTAAATCTGTTAACGTCATTATCAAAGGTGATGTTCAAGGATCGGTTGAAGCCTTATCAGCTAGTTTACAAAAAATCGAAGTTTCTGGTGTTCGCGTTAATATCATCCATCAAGCGGTTGGAGCTATTAATGAAAGTGATATTACCCTAGCTGCAGCTTCTGGTGCGATTGTTATTGGCTTTAACGTACGACCAACCCCTCAAGCAAGAGCACAAGCTACGGAAGAAGAAATTGATATTCGTCAACACCGCATTATTTATAATGCCATTGATGAAATTGAAACAGCCATGAAAGGGATGTTGGATCCAGAATTTGTGGAAGAAATCCAAGGTCAAGTTGTGGTTCGTGAAACCTATAATGTCTCTAAAGTTGGAACGATTGCAGGTGCTTATGTTTTAGAAGGTCACATTACCCGTAATAGTAAAGTGCGTGTTATTCGTGATAATATCGTACGCTATGAAGGTGAAATAGCTAGCTTAAAACGTTTCAAGGATGATGCTCGTGAAGTTACAAAAGGCTTCGAATGTGGTATCATGATTGAAAAATATAATGATATTCACGTTGATGACATTATTGAAGCTTACCATATGGTAGAAGTCAAACGTTAA
- the rnpM gene encoding RNase P modulator RnpM — protein sequence MKTKQTRKVPMRKCVVSQQMFPKKELVRIVKNKENEVFIDPTGRQNGRGAYIGLEPELAIEAKRKRTFDKIFEMKITDEFYDELYNYIVHQKARKELL from the coding sequence ATGAAAACAAAACAAACACGTAAAGTTCCTATGCGCAAATGTGTTGTGTCACAACAAATGTTCCCTAAAAAAGAACTTGTTCGCATCGTTAAAAATAAAGAAAATGAAGTCTTTATTGATCCTACAGGACGACAAAATGGTCGTGGTGCGTATATTGGTCTAGAGCCAGAATTAGCTATAGAAGCTAAACGCAAACGGACCTTTGATAAAATATTTGAAATGAAGATTACGGATGAATTTTATGATGAACTTTATAACTATATTGTACACCAGAAAGCGCGCAAAGAGCTACTATGA
- the rnhC gene encoding ribonuclease HIII: MTSITLTMTDQDIQKMQAFYQDYLLNTVPYSVFRAKKNNTTITAYTSGKVLFQGNDAQQEAEQWQARATTVDSKAPKKESPTITPLVKKLHQANLIGSDEVGNGSYFGSLTVCAVYLPQDKQALVKELGVRDSKVLTDTQIRQIAADLKVTLTYKLVECPPIRYNKMTSTMNANQIKVALHNEALQALINEKMNDNEKAEFDGVLIDQFTSEKNFYHYLKNEPHPYSGKIHFMEKAESHNLAVASASIIARAAFVDSLVRLGKPYGRKLPSGAGKNVDLFAAELIRDHGEGALFKTAKLHFANTKKAKLLANKYKY, translated from the coding sequence ATGACTTCTATTACATTAACAATGACAGACCAAGATATTCAAAAAATGCAAGCTTTTTATCAGGATTATTTATTAAATACAGTCCCTTATAGCGTCTTTAGAGCTAAAAAAAACAACACAACCATCACGGCTTATACAAGTGGAAAAGTGCTGTTTCAAGGGAATGATGCTCAACAAGAAGCTGAACAATGGCAAGCAAGGGCTACAACTGTTGACAGTAAAGCCCCAAAGAAAGAATCACCAACAATAACTCCCTTAGTCAAAAAACTTCACCAGGCTAACCTAATAGGTAGTGATGAAGTTGGCAACGGCAGTTATTTCGGTTCACTCACTGTTTGTGCAGTATACTTACCTCAAGATAAACAGGCCTTGGTTAAAGAATTGGGTGTACGTGATTCAAAAGTTTTAACGGATACACAAATTAGACAAATCGCAGCTGATTTGAAAGTAACATTGACTTATAAATTGGTTGAATGTCCTCCGATTCGTTATAACAAAATGACTTCTACGATGAATGCGAATCAGATAAAAGTTGCCTTACATAATGAAGCCTTGCAAGCTCTAATTAATGAAAAAATGAATGACAATGAAAAGGCTGAATTTGACGGCGTATTAATCGATCAATTTACGAGCGAAAAGAATTTTTATCACTATTTAAAAAATGAACCTCACCCCTATTCGGGTAAGATTCATTTTATGGAAAAAGCTGAAAGTCATAATTTAGCTGTAGCCAGTGCTTCGATTATTGCACGCGCTGCTTTTGTAGATTCCTTAGTTCGCTTAGGAAAACCTTACGGTCGCAAATTACCCAGTGGTGCAGGTAAAAACGTGGATCTTTTTGCTGCTGAACTTATTCGCGATCATGGTGAAGGTGCTTTATTTAAAACGGCCAAACTTCACTTCGCCAATACTAAAAAAGCCAAACTTCTTGCTAATAAATATAAGTACTAA
- the hemW gene encoding radical SAM family heme chaperone HemW: MSVLTQTVDAAYIHIPFCKKICHYCAFNKYFYDGQPVDRYLIGLNNEMRLYEINKSQPLDTIYVGGGTPSCLNMEELDILLNSIHQHLPLDEKTEFTFEINPGELSLEKCALLYDAGVNRISMGVQTFNDSLLRKIGRNHRQQHIYQSIEWLRQVGFTNISIDLIFRLPGQTIEDFDESLDKALDLDLPHYSLYSLIIENQTVFQQLMREGKLPLPSEDVDADMFELAIKRLEENAIHQYEVSNFAKEGYQSRHNIKYWQYKPYYGFGAGAHGFVDETRYYNHGPVHHYLNKTEQDEKPIINTTPLSQNEQMEEYLFLALRTNQGFRLSAFQVKFKVSALDLFGDFFDLQNQRGLLMIDADRVFLTQRGLFLADTVFRDLIGWLSNKGGNE; this comes from the coding sequence ATGTCTGTTTTAACGCAAACGGTTGACGCTGCCTATATACATATTCCTTTTTGCAAGAAAATTTGTCATTATTGCGCCTTTAATAAATATTTCTACGACGGTCAACCTGTTGACCGTTACTTGATAGGATTAAATAACGAGATGCGTTTGTATGAGATAAATAAAAGCCAACCTTTAGATACGATTTATGTCGGCGGTGGGACGCCTTCTTGTTTAAATATGGAAGAGTTAGACATTTTATTAAATAGTATTCACCAACATTTACCCTTAGATGAAAAAACGGAATTTACCTTTGAGATTAACCCTGGTGAACTCAGTTTAGAAAAATGTGCCTTATTATATGATGCAGGTGTTAATCGTATTTCTATGGGTGTTCAAACCTTTAATGATAGCCTATTGCGTAAAATAGGTCGCAATCATCGCCAACAACATATTTATCAATCGATTGAGTGGTTAAGACAAGTCGGTTTTACCAATATTAGTATTGATTTAATTTTTCGACTTCCTGGACAAACCATTGAAGATTTTGACGAAAGTCTCGACAAAGCCTTAGACTTGGATTTGCCACATTACTCCTTGTATTCGTTGATTATTGAAAATCAAACAGTGTTTCAACAGTTAATGCGTGAGGGGAAACTACCTTTACCTTCTGAAGATGTTGATGCTGATATGTTTGAATTAGCTATTAAGCGTTTAGAAGAAAATGCTATCCATCAGTATGAAGTAAGTAACTTTGCTAAAGAAGGTTACCAATCAAGGCATAATATTAAGTATTGGCAATATAAACCCTATTATGGTTTTGGAGCAGGTGCACATGGGTTTGTAGATGAGACACGGTATTACAATCATGGTCCCGTTCATCATTATTTAAATAAAACGGAGCAAGATGAAAAACCAATCATTAATACCACACCACTTAGCCAAAACGAACAAATGGAAGAATATCTATTTCTGGCTTTACGAACCAATCAAGGTTTTCGCTTAAGTGCGTTTCAAGTTAAATTTAAGGTGTCGGCACTTGATTTATTTGGGGATTTTTTTGATTTACAAAACCAACGGGGTCTCTTAATGATTGATGCTGATCGTGTGTTTCTAACACAACGTGGACTCTTTTTAGCCGACACGGTCTTTAGAGATCTTATCGGTTGGTTAAGTAATAAAGGAGGGAATGAATGA
- the truB gene encoding tRNA pseudouridine(55) synthase TruB, whose amino-acid sequence MLNGVIPIWKEKGLTSHDVVFKLRKILKQKRIGHTGTLDPQVEGVLLVCLGEGTKLVELLMDGEKTYVGEITLGQATETEDRYGAIIATKRVQPMVEQTIIDATMEQFKGWINQIPPYYSAVKVQGKKLYEYARAGIEVERPSRQVFIHAFERTSEINYDEQKGIQSWTFEVICGKGTYVRTLAVDLGKQLGYPAHMSALTRKATGGFDEADAVTLGEVQQAMDENQIDRFIFPIEALLRNFPTIDLSQEEYHDVRHGKVLAEDYFGKENLLHEITVLCYRNKVVALYQPHPNKEHLIKPYRMFTHTINE is encoded by the coding sequence ATGTTAAATGGCGTAATACCAATTTGGAAAGAAAAAGGGTTGACCAGTCATGATGTTGTCTTTAAATTGCGCAAAATACTTAAGCAAAAACGGATTGGTCATACAGGGACGCTCGATCCTCAAGTCGAAGGTGTCTTGCTTGTTTGTTTAGGTGAAGGTACTAAATTGGTTGAATTACTCATGGATGGCGAAAAAACATATGTAGGGGAAATTACCTTAGGTCAAGCAACTGAAACTGAAGATCGGTATGGAGCGATTATTGCCACTAAAAGAGTGCAACCCATGGTAGAACAAACAATCATTGATGCGACGATGGAGCAATTTAAGGGTTGGATTAATCAAATTCCGCCTTATTATTCGGCTGTTAAAGTACAGGGGAAGAAACTTTATGAGTATGCTAGAGCTGGAATTGAAGTTGAAAGACCTAGTCGCCAAGTGTTTATTCATGCGTTTGAGCGGACGAGCGAAATCAATTATGATGAACAAAAGGGTATCCAGTCTTGGACGTTTGAAGTGATATGTGGAAAAGGGACCTATGTAAGGACATTGGCGGTTGATTTAGGTAAGCAATTAGGTTATCCCGCACACATGTCAGCCTTAACGCGTAAAGCAACGGGAGGCTTTGATGAAGCTGATGCAGTGACCTTAGGAGAAGTACAACAAGCTATGGATGAAAATCAAATTGACCGTTTTATTTTTCCAATTGAAGCACTTTTGCGTAACTTTCCAACAATTGATTTATCTCAAGAAGAATATCATGATGTTCGGCATGGTAAAGTTTTAGCTGAAGATTATTTTGGAAAAGAAAATCTACTTCACGAGATTACAGTATTATGTTATCGTAATAAAGTAGTTGCCTTATACCAACCCCATCCAAATAAAGAACACTTAATAAAACCCTATCGTATGTTCACCCATACGATAAATGAATAG
- a CDS encoding GNAT family N-acetyltransferase — protein MVFLYSSNPQASLEKIDALIDAHTLATFPELNEANLFSQQYAIEIIVSQQFVGGVAFTKQYDSIHVNALAVDSHYRQQQYGTLLMQELEKYCEDLDVHTISLSTLSYQALGFYQKLAYQLAGQIPDYPTQGMTKYFLFKKL, from the coding sequence GTGGTATTTTTATATTCAAGCAATCCACAGGCGAGTTTAGAGAAAATCGATGCGTTGATTGATGCTCATACCTTGGCAACCTTTCCTGAATTAAATGAGGCAAACTTGTTTTCGCAGCAATATGCCATTGAAATAATTGTGTCGCAGCAATTTGTTGGAGGGGTAGCCTTCACTAAACAATATGATTCGATTCATGTTAATGCTTTGGCTGTTGACTCACATTATCGCCAGCAACAATATGGAACGTTATTAATGCAGGAATTAGAAAAATATTGTGAGGATTTGGATGTTCACACTATTTCATTGTCAACTTTGAGTTATCAGGCCTTAGGATTTTATCAAAAATTAGCCTATCAATTAGCAGGTCAAATCCCTGATTATCCTACTCAAGGAATGACAAAATATTTTCTTTTTAAAAAATTATAA